In Rutidosis leptorrhynchoides isolate AG116_Rl617_1_P2 chromosome 2, CSIRO_AGI_Rlap_v1, whole genome shotgun sequence, one genomic interval encodes:
- the LOC139894355 gene encoding cyclic nucleotide-gated ion channel 4-like, whose protein sequence is MASSHHLIDDYTDTTDDEEEQEVLEDEVVQEEYKENKDTIPTTCPPRGKIFLDPRSEWVQEWNRVFLLVCATGLFIDPLFFYTLSISDSCMCVFVDGWFAVTVTVLRCVTDALHVWNMWLQFKMSRWWRLPHHHRALSHDGGVARNVAARIITNAKKSFFFDLFVILPIPQIVLWVVIPALLKKGLTTEIMTVALIMFLFQYLPKIYHSVCLLRRMQNLSGYIFGTVWWGIALNMIAYFVASHAVGACWYLLGTQRAAKCLEEKCIDSNGLCLQRFLTCQQPVYYGAHIVVSDPGRLVWGENNKARSACLQNDDNFSYGVYKWTLQLVTNDNRLEKILFPIFWGLMTLSTFGNLESTTDWLEVVFIIIVLTTGLLLVTMLIGNIKVFLHATTSKKQAMQLKMRNIEWWMRRRHLPQAFKQRVRNYERQRWAAMRGVDECEMIRNLPEGLRRDIKYHLCLDLVRQVPLFQHMDNLVLENICDRVKSLIFTKGETIAREGDPVQRMLFIVRGHLQSSQVLRDGVKSCCMLGPGNFSGDELLSWCLRRPFIERLPPSSSTLVTLETTEAFGLESDDVKYVTQHFRYTFVNEKVKRSARYYSPGWRTWAAVAIQLAWRRYRHRLTLTSLSFIRPRRPLSRCSSLGEDRLRLYAALLTSPKPNQDDFDF, encoded by the exons ATGGCTAGCAGCCATCACTTAATAGATGATTACACCGACACaactgatgatgaagaagaacaagAAGTACTAGAAGATGAGGTGGTTCAAGAGGAGTATAAAGAAAACAAAGATACCATCCCAACCACGTGCCCTCCACGTGGAAAGATATTCTTAGACCCAAGATCCGAATGGGTTCAAGAATGGAACCGTGTGTTCCTTTTGGTTTGTGCTACCGGTTTGTTTATTGACCCACTTTTTTTCTACACACTTTCTATAAGTGATTCATGCATGTGTGTGTTTGTGGACGGGTGGTTTGCGGTTACGGTAACGGTTCTTCGGTGTGTTACGGACGCCTTGCATGTGTGGAACATGTGGTTGCAGTTTAAGATGAGCCGCTGGTGGCGATTACCGCACCACCATCGTGCGTTAAGTCACGATGGTGGTGTTGCACGTAACGTGGCGGCTCGGATTATAACTAATGCTAAGAAAAGCTTCTTTTTTGATCTCTTCGTTATCCTTCCTATACCCCAG ATAGTATTGTGGGTGGTGATACCGGCATTGTTAAAAAAGGGGTTGACGACAGAGATAATGACAGTTGCTTTAATAATGTTCTTATTCCAATACTTGCCCAAGATTTATCATTCCGTATGCCTTTTGCGACGCATGCAAAATCTCTCCGGATACATTTTTGGTACTGTTTGGTGGGGTATCGCTCTCAATATGATCGCTTACTTCGTTGCCTCTCAC GCTGTAGGAGCATGTTGGTACTTACTTGGCACACAAAGAGCTGCAAAATGCTTAGAAGAAAAATGCATAGATTCAAACGGGCTTTGTCTCCAAAGATTCTTAACATGTCAACAGCCAGTTTATTATGGAGCACACATCGTCGTTAGCGACCCAGGTAGGCTCGTGTGGGGGGAGAACAATAAGGCACGATCCGCGTGCCTTCAGAACGATGATAATTTCAGCTACGGAGTTTATAAGTGGACTCTTCAACTTGTCACCAACGATAATCGTTTGGAAAAGATCCTCTTTCCTATTTTTTGGGGACTTATGACACTCAG TACATTTGGGAACTTGGAGAGCACGACGGATTGGCTAGAAGTTGTTTTTATCATCATCGTTCTTACAACGGGTCTTCTTCTAGTCACTATGTTGATTGGAAATATTAAG GTGTTTTTGCATGCGACAACATCAAAGAAACAAGCTATGCAATTGAAAATGAGGAATATAGAGTGGTGGATGAGGAGGAGGCACCTTCCTCAAGCGTTCAAACAAAGAGTACGAAACTATGAGCGTCAACGATGGGCAGCAATGCGTGGTGTAGATGAGTGTGAGATGATACGTAATCTCCCAGAAGGACTTCGGAGAGACATTAAGTATCATCTTTGTTTGGACTTGGTCCGACAG GTACCTTTATTTCAACATATGGACAATTTGGTACTCGAAAACATATGTGACCGCGTAAAATCCCTCATTTTTACCAAGGGAGAAACC ATTGCAAGAGAGGGAGACCCTGTACAAAGAATGTTATTCATAGTAAGAGGTCATCTACAAAGTAGCCAAGTACTACGAGACGGCGTCAAAAGTTGTTGTATGTTAGGCCCAGGCAACTTCAGTGGCGACGAACTATTATCATGGTGCCTCAGACGACCATTTATCGAGAGACTACCACCGTCATCATCAACACTTGTGACACTAGAAACAACCGAGGCTTTTGGGCTAGAATCCGATGACGTTAAATATGTGACACAACATTTTAGGTACACATTTGTGAATGAGAAAGTGAAGAGAAGTGCTCGGTATTATTCTCCCGGATGGAGGACATGGGCCGCGGTGGCTATTCAGTTGGCGTGGAGGAGGTATCGACATAGGCTTACGCTGACATCATTGTCGTTCATTAGACCAAGAAGACCATTATCGAGATGCTCATCGCTTGGGGAGGATAGATTAAGGCTATATGCGGCTTTGTTGACTTCACCTAAACCGAATCAAGACGATTTCGATTTTTGA
- the LOC139888050 gene encoding uncharacterized protein, with product MDVTFQINSVSITPDKPDSWRWALNSSGLFTTRKLTTLIDEKLLLGETNRIETLRNCLVPKKVEVFVWKARKRRIPTLIELDKRGIYLHSVRCPVCDDDVETVEHSLIFCKLAHDIWQKVFDWWGLGGVSNLSIGEIFRGTSNQPMSSLRGQIWQPVE from the coding sequence atggacgtgaCGTTTCAAATTAACTCGGTCTCTATTACACCTGACAAACCGGACTCGTGGCGTTGGGCTCTTAACAGCAGCGGCTTATTTACCACAAGAAAGTTGACAACTTTAATAGATGAGAAACTCCTTCTTGGCGAAACAAACCGAATAGAAACACTAAGAAACTGTTTGGTACCGAAAAAGGTGGAAGTTTTCGTTTGGAAAGCTAGGAAACGACGCATCCCAACATTAATTGAGTTAGATAAAAGGGGCATTTACCTTCACTCGGTCCGTTGCCCGGTTTGTGATGACGACGTGGAGACGGTGGAACATTCACTCATCTTTTGCAAGCTCGCGCATGATATTTGGCAAAAGGTTTTTGATTGGTGGGGACTAGGTGGCGTCTCAAATCTTAGTATCGGAGAAATCTTTCGAGGTACTTCAAATCAACCTATGTCTTCATTGAGAGGCCAAATATGGCAACCGGTTGAGTAG